Part of the Verrucomicrobiota bacterium genome is shown below.
TTATAATTCTTGATCAGATCCGGCCGGCCCTCCTTGATAAACCAAGGTACGTACTCGGAAAAATGTTCGCTCGATTCCGTCACGAAGTAGCCGACCCGGGTGAACAGGTCATACCGCACCCGGTTCCACTCGGGAACCCGTCCTTCATCAACCACTCGCCGGATTTCCGGATAAAGGTCCTGGCCGTCACGCTCGAATTTCAGGTAAAAGGCCATGTGGTTAATGCCGGCCACCAAGTAATTAATTTCCTCCACCGGCACGCCGATGTCCTGAGCCAACTCATCCGCTGTATGCTGTACGCTGTGGCAAAGCCCAATCGTGCGCGTCTTCGAGGCTTCGTACATGGCCCAGCAGTTAATCGCCATCGGGTTAACATAATTCAGGTGCACGACGTCCGGGCAGAGGCGCTCCATTTCCCGGCACATGTCAATCAACACCGGAACCGTCCGCAGGGCCCGCATGATGCCCCCGATGCCCAGCGTATCAGCGATCGTCTGACGAAGCCCGTAGCGCTTGGGCACTTCGAAATCGGTGACGGTGCAGGGCCGGTAGCCCCCAACCTGAATCATGTTGATCGCGTAGGCGGCCCCTTCGAGTGCCTGGGAACGATCTGTCGTCACCTCCACTTTCGCCGATGCCCCGAGAGTCTGGATGATCCGGCGGGCCACGATCTCGGACGATTTCAGACGCTCCGGATCAATGTCGAACAGGCAAATATTGGAATCTGCCAACTCGGGAAACGACAAAATGTCACCGATCAGGTTCTTGGCGAACACGGTGCTGCCTGCCCCGATAAAGGTGATCTTTCGGTTTGGGTTACTCATGTGGGCGGTTCTTCGAATAAGAGGCTTGGAAACAGGAGATCCTCGCGTCTACACGCGAGGATCCGGGTAGCATCAGGACCAAAAAAACCAGCAAACTTAGTCCTCGAATAGGGCGTTCACTTCGGCATTGGCCTTCTTCAACGTAGACGCCGCGTCCGCGCCATTCAGCAGGATCGCGTCGAGCGCCACGCGCATAATGCGCAGGACGTCAGCGGCGTGGTCGGCAATCGGGAAAAGAAAAGTCCCGTTCGGGTCGGTCGCTTCCTGGACGAACGGCGACACTTCTGCGCCTTTTTTGTTCATCGCCTGTTCCGCGACCTCAGCCGTACCCTTGATCGCGGGAAACACCACGCCGTAGCTGGCCACAATCTTCTGCGCGTCTTCGGATCCGAGAAACTTAACCCACTTCCACGCCTCGGCCTTATGCTTGCTGCCCGTCCAGATGGAATCGGCCAAGCCGTTGAACATCGATTTCCTGCCTTGCGGGCCTTTCGGTAACGGAGCGAAATTTTTATCGAACTTGGCGTTGTCAA
Proteins encoded:
- a CDS encoding alpha-glucosidase/alpha-galactosidase, encoding MSNPNRKITFIGAGSTVFAKNLIGDILSFPELADSNICLFDIDPERLKSSEIVARRIIQTLGASAKVEVTTDRSQALEGAAYAINMIQVGGYRPCTVTDFEVPKRYGLRQTIADTLGIGGIMRALRTVPVLIDMCREMERLCPDVVHLNYVNPMAINCWAMYEASKTRTIGLCHSVQHTADELAQDIGVPVEEINYLVAGINHMAFYLKFERDGQDLYPEIRRVVDEGRVPEWNRVRYDLFTRVGYFVTESSEHFSEYVPWFIKEGRPDLIKNYNVPLDEYPRRCEVQIAEWQKLRSDLESSDQPVEVRRSVEYGSKIIHSLETGTPRVIYGNVANHGLIENLPAGCCVEVPCLVDKNGVQPIRIGRIPAHLGALMQTNINVQALTVEAILTGNRDRIYQAAMLDPHTAAELDLNQIWALVDDLLAAHGEWIPERLRAVPRKEKAVAA